One Candidatus Babeliales bacterium DNA window includes the following coding sequences:
- the rplK gene encoding 50S ribosomal protein L11 — MSKKIKANVRIRLQGGAATPAPPVGSMLGQHGVNLMDFCKKFNAATANQKGETVPLVVTVYVDKTFDFVTKTAPVSELLRKKANIKKGSSNPGKDSAGTIQMKDIEEIAKMKMVNLNAADLEAAKKTIAGSARSMGLKVIE; from the coding sequence ATGTCAAAAAAAATAAAAGCTAATGTTAGAATACGTCTTCAAGGAGGCGCCGCGACTCCTGCTCCACCAGTAGGTTCGATGCTTGGTCAACATGGTGTTAATCTTATGGACTTTTGTAAGAAGTTTAACGCCGCTACTGCAAATCAAAAGGGCGAAACAGTGCCTCTCGTTGTTACTGTTTACGTTGATAAAACTTTTGATTTTGTTACCAAAACTGCACCAGTGTCAGAGTTGCTCAGAAAAAAAGCAAACATCAAAAAAGGCTCCAGTAATCCTGGTAAGGATTCCGCTGGAACAATTCAGATGAAAGACATTGAAGAAATTGCTAAAATGAAAATGGTCAACTTAAATGCTGCAGACCTTGAAGCAGCAAAAAAGACCATTGCTGGCAGCGCTCGCAGCATGGGCCTTAAGGTTATTGAGTAA
- the rplA gene encoding 50S ribosomal protein L1 gives MGNVSKNHKKVQELLAKTEITNWKSALDFVTKNTYTKFDESVDADITLGIDASKGDQTVRGSVLLPHGLGKKVRVLVFAKGQYEEDARKAGADFVGADDLVEKIEGGWMDFDAAVATPDLMGLVGKVAKVLGPRGLLPNKKIGTVTFDVADIVSDLKKGRLSFRNDKGGVLHAPFGKASFGSEKLIENLAALIKAIQSCKPASSKGKFLRKITISSTMGVGVIINPDEIG, from the coding sequence ATGGGTAACGTTAGTAAAAATCATAAAAAGGTACAAGAGCTGCTGGCAAAAACCGAAATAACTAATTGGAAATCAGCGCTTGATTTTGTTACCAAAAATACATACACCAAATTTGATGAATCAGTTGATGCAGACATTACACTGGGCATTGATGCATCAAAGGGTGATCAAACCGTTCGTGGTTCAGTTCTTTTGCCTCATGGCCTTGGCAAGAAAGTTCGCGTTCTTGTTTTTGCTAAAGGACAATACGAAGAAGATGCAAGAAAAGCCGGCGCTGATTTTGTTGGTGCTGATGATCTTGTAGAGAAAATTGAAGGTGGATGGATGGACTTTGATGCAGCTGTTGCAACACCTGATTTAATGGGCCTTGTAGGTAAAGTAGCAAAAGTTTTGGGACCTCGAGGTTTGTTGCCAAATAAAAAAATTGGCACCGTTACTTTTGATGTTGCAGACATTGTTTCTGATCTGAAAAAAGGACGTTTATCTTTCCGTAATGATAAGGGTGGCGTATTGCATGCACCGTTTGGAAAGGCTTCTTTTGGCTCAGAAAAGCTTATAGAAAACCTTGCAGCACTTATTAAAGCTATTCAATCCTGCAAACCTGCGTCATCAAAAGGTAAATTCTTAAGAAAAATTACCATCTCATCTACGATGGGCGTTGGCGTAATAATTAATCCTGACGAAATTGGCTAA
- the nusG gene encoding transcription termination/antitermination protein NusG: protein MKRWYVVQVYTGYEDIVKTDLEKRVQEENLTELFGEILVPTGEVASFFAEEKSKKEKIFPGYLLINMDMTGETFRLVASNPRVTRFLGGESPAPLSDKEVGRIFSQMSGELAIATEKEAFVVGSEVNICSGPFSGFVGIIDKTDDEKERLTVMVSIFGRLTPVELGFDQVKK, encoded by the coding sequence ATGAAACGTTGGTATGTCGTCCAGGTTTATACCGGATACGAAGATATTGTAAAAACCGATTTAGAAAAACGCGTCCAGGAAGAGAATCTGACTGAATTATTCGGTGAAATTCTGGTTCCAACGGGCGAGGTGGCAAGTTTCTTTGCTGAGGAAAAATCCAAGAAGGAAAAAATTTTTCCTGGGTATTTACTTATCAACATGGATATGACTGGCGAAACATTCAGACTTGTTGCATCAAACCCTCGCGTTACAAGATTTTTAGGTGGAGAAAGTCCTGCTCCTCTTTCTGATAAAGAAGTTGGGCGCATTTTCTCTCAAATGTCTGGAGAGCTGGCTATTGCGACAGAGAAAGAAGCCTTTGTTGTTGGCAGCGAAGTTAATATTTGTAGCGGACCTTTTTCAGGGTTTGTGGGCATTATTGACAAAACAGACGATGAAAAAGAACGACTTACCGTTATGGTAAGCATTTTTGGTAGATTAACTCCAGTAGAATTGGGATTTGATCAAGTAAAGAAATAG
- the rpmG gene encoding 50S ribosomal protein L33: protein MAKNRIIMHLECKDCNLRNYSKKVSKKRAFGKLALNKYCSTCKKHSTHKETK, encoded by the coding sequence ATGGCTAAAAATAGAATAATAATGCATCTTGAATGCAAAGATTGTAACCTTAGAAATTATAGTAAAAAAGTTTCTAAGAAGCGAGCTTTCGGCAAGTTGGCATTGAACAAGTATTGTTCAACATGCAAAAAGCATTCAACACATAAAGAAACTAAGTAG
- the secE gene encoding preprotein translocase subunit SecE produces MNKILLFVNEVKNELRKISWPSRDELVGATIIVCILVLVLSTILGSMDFFFSFVIKKFIM; encoded by the coding sequence ATGAATAAGATTCTCTTGTTTGTTAACGAAGTAAAAAATGAGCTAAGAAAGATCTCTTGGCCAAGTCGAGATGAGCTTGTGGGAGCAACTATTATTGTTTGTATCCTTGTGTTAGTCCTTTCCACAATACTTGGCTCCATGGACTTTTTCTTTAGCTTTGTTATAAAAAAATTTATTATGTAG